A single window of Usitatibacter rugosus DNA harbors:
- a CDS encoding esterase — protein sequence MTARTLAALVVAGVTLLVGGCASQPTMQGDLVIAKQGSFFVGGREVRSDKMSMVPTVTAAGTIVVDQMYVRYQVPPSAKRFPIVMVHGCCLTGKTWETTPDGRMGWDEFFLRKGYGTYVVDQAWRGRSAWNPAAINQVKAGAAAPDTLPTLFAAGQEPAWAIFRFGPEHGKTFPGMKFPLDAQAEFWKQMVPDWFNALPMPNPTVPSLGELARKLNGAVLMSHSQSGIYPFQAAALDTTGIAAIVSIEPSACPAVTSDLTPYTKMPILVLYGDYMELSPRWAPRLKLCREFVAAANARGGKAQLVVLPEIGIPGNSHMLMQDTNSLEIAEWLSKWLDGALRTGG from the coding sequence ATGACCGCCAGAACCCTTGCCGCACTTGTTGTCGCCGGCGTAACGCTGCTGGTCGGCGGTTGCGCTTCCCAGCCCACGATGCAGGGCGATCTCGTGATCGCGAAGCAGGGCAGCTTCTTCGTCGGCGGGCGCGAAGTGCGCTCCGACAAGATGTCGATGGTGCCCACGGTCACCGCGGCCGGCACCATCGTCGTCGACCAGATGTACGTCCGCTACCAGGTGCCGCCTTCGGCCAAGCGCTTCCCGATCGTGATGGTCCACGGCTGCTGCCTCACGGGTAAGACCTGGGAGACCACGCCCGACGGCCGCATGGGCTGGGACGAGTTCTTCCTGCGCAAGGGCTACGGAACCTACGTGGTCGATCAAGCGTGGCGTGGGCGCTCCGCCTGGAACCCGGCCGCGATCAACCAGGTGAAGGCCGGCGCCGCCGCACCCGACACGCTGCCGACCCTTTTCGCCGCGGGCCAGGAGCCGGCGTGGGCCATCTTTCGTTTCGGGCCGGAGCACGGGAAGACATTCCCCGGCATGAAGTTCCCGCTCGATGCACAGGCCGAGTTCTGGAAGCAGATGGTGCCGGACTGGTTCAATGCGCTGCCGATGCCCAACCCCACGGTGCCCTCGCTGGGTGAGCTCGCGCGCAAGCTCAACGGCGCGGTCCTCATGAGCCATTCGCAATCGGGCATCTATCCGTTCCAGGCCGCCGCGCTCGATACGACCGGCATCGCCGCCATCGTCTCCATCGAGCCCAGCGCCTGCCCGGCGGTCACCAGCGACCTCACGCCCTATACGAAGATGCCGATTCTCGTGCTGTACGGCGACTACATGGAGCTCTCACCGCGCTGGGCGCCGCGCCTGAAGCTGTGCCGTGAGTTCGTCGCCGCGGCCAACGCGCGCGGAGGCAAGGCGCAGCTCGTCGTGCTCCCGGAGATCGGCATTCCCGGCAACTCGCACATGCTCATGCAGGACACCAACAGCCTCGAGATCGCCGAATGGCTGTCGAAGTGGCTGGATGGGGCGCTCCGCACGGGCGGATGA
- a CDS encoding SDR family oxidoreductase, translating to MTKTVLITGSSTGLGRATAKLFLAKGWNVVATMRSPEKESELSKMDRALVTRLDVQDNDSVRSAVEAGIAKFGHIDALVNNAGYGAYGPLEATPLEKIRRQFDVNVLGLLATTQALLPHFRANRSGTIVNVSSMGGRMAFPLGTLYHGTKFAVEGMSESLQYELSPLGIRVKVVEPGGIKTDFGGRSFDFNNDPALTEYQPLVQSLMQTLGPMMAAGSQPEEIAAVIYAATTDGTDQLRYEAGGAVQMLASRRAADDASFFRGMKEQFAIGA from the coding sequence ATGACCAAGACTGTCCTCATCACCGGTTCTTCCACCGGTCTGGGCCGCGCCACGGCGAAGCTCTTTCTCGCGAAGGGCTGGAATGTCGTCGCGACGATGCGTTCACCCGAAAAGGAGTCAGAGCTTTCGAAAATGGATCGTGCCCTGGTGACACGCCTCGACGTCCAGGACAACGACTCGGTCCGTTCCGCGGTCGAAGCCGGAATCGCGAAGTTCGGGCACATCGATGCGCTCGTGAACAACGCGGGCTACGGCGCCTACGGTCCCCTCGAGGCCACGCCGCTGGAGAAGATCCGCCGCCAGTTCGACGTGAACGTGCTGGGCCTCCTCGCCACGACCCAGGCGCTGCTGCCTCACTTCCGCGCGAACCGCTCCGGGACCATCGTCAATGTCTCGTCGATGGGCGGCCGCATGGCGTTCCCGCTCGGCACGCTGTACCACGGCACGAAGTTCGCGGTGGAGGGGATGTCCGAGTCCTTGCAATACGAACTGAGCCCGTTGGGGATCCGCGTGAAGGTCGTCGAGCCGGGCGGAATCAAGACCGACTTCGGCGGCCGCTCGTTCGACTTCAACAACGATCCGGCACTCACCGAGTACCAACCTCTCGTGCAGTCGCTGATGCAGACGCTGGGCCCGATGATGGCCGCGGGCTCGCAACCCGAGGAGATCGCCGCAGTCATCTACGCCGCGACGACGGACGGTACCGACCAGCTCCGCTATGAAGCGGGGGGCGCGGTGCAGATGCTCGCGAGCCGCCGCGCCGCCGACGACGCCAGCTTCTTCCGTGGTATGAAAGAGCAATTCGCAATCGGCGCCTGA
- a CDS encoding AraC family transcriptional regulator: protein METPGYALDTTWRTLLKDLGAVPANVLRRAGLADDLFQQPSVRLASRDYFRLWDSVEAEVGDPLLPLRLCEAVRSESFSPPLFAALCSPNLLVAAQRIASYKALIGPMRLDVTQANNLVTIEFTWLDSSLAPPVSFVVMELLFCVTLARMGTREEVRPVEVMTTVLPTPLAPYESFLGVRLERGTKHLVRFTAADATRPFLTSNEPLWSAFEPELRRRLADLDASATTVRRVRAALLEGLPSGLTGIEDIAKKLAVSKRTLQRRIEAEGTSYQDILAETRKDLALHYLEKTKLPVAEISFLLGFNEANSFYRAFKTWTGTTPDSLRRGTPERLST from the coding sequence ATGGAAACGCCCGGCTACGCACTCGACACCACGTGGCGCACGCTCCTCAAGGACCTTGGCGCCGTTCCGGCCAACGTCCTGCGGCGTGCCGGACTCGCGGACGATCTCTTCCAGCAGCCGTCCGTGCGGCTCGCATCCCGGGACTACTTCCGCCTTTGGGACAGCGTCGAGGCGGAGGTGGGCGATCCCCTCCTCCCGCTGCGGCTGTGCGAGGCCGTGCGCAGCGAGTCCTTCTCGCCGCCGCTCTTCGCGGCGCTGTGCAGCCCGAACCTCCTCGTGGCCGCGCAGAGAATCGCGAGCTATAAGGCGCTCATCGGGCCCATGCGGCTGGACGTCACGCAGGCGAACAACCTCGTGACGATCGAGTTCACATGGCTGGACAGCTCGCTCGCCCCACCGGTTTCCTTCGTCGTGATGGAGCTGCTGTTCTGCGTGACACTCGCGCGCATGGGCACTCGCGAGGAGGTTCGGCCGGTCGAGGTCATGACCACGGTGCTGCCTACCCCGCTGGCGCCCTACGAATCTTTTCTCGGTGTGCGTTTGGAGCGGGGCACGAAGCACCTGGTCCGGTTCACGGCCGCCGATGCAACACGTCCGTTCCTGACGTCCAACGAGCCGCTGTGGTCTGCCTTTGAGCCTGAGCTGCGGCGGCGCCTCGCGGACCTTGATGCATCCGCGACCACTGTGCGGCGTGTGCGTGCGGCGCTGCTGGAAGGACTCCCCAGCGGGCTCACGGGAATCGAGGACATCGCCAAGAAGCTCGCCGTGAGCAAGCGAACGCTGCAGCGGCGCATCGAGGCTGAAGGGACGAGCTACCAGGACATCCTGGCCGAGACGCGGAAGGACCTCGCCCTGCACTACCTCGAGAAGACGAAGCTGCCGGTGGCGGAGATCTCGTTCCTACTGGGCTTCAACGAGGCGAACTCGTTCTACAGGGCGTTCAAGACGTGGACGGGTACCACGCCCGACAGCCTGCGGAGAGGCACCCCGGAACGTCTTAGCACTTAG
- the trxC gene encoding thioredoxin TrxC, giving the protein MSTHHILCPNCQAVNRVPDDRDGKPNCGRCHKPLFAGPVALTQASFDAHLGKDEIPIVVDFWADWCGPCKMMAPHFAKAAEELEPKVRFAKVDTEAEQALAARYGIRSIPTMIAFKGGREVARQSGALGAGDIVRWVSSVR; this is encoded by the coding sequence ATGAGTACCCACCACATCCTCTGCCCCAACTGCCAGGCCGTGAACCGCGTCCCGGATGATCGCGACGGCAAGCCCAACTGCGGTCGCTGCCACAAGCCGCTCTTCGCCGGGCCGGTGGCTCTCACACAGGCGAGCTTCGACGCCCACCTCGGCAAGGACGAGATCCCCATCGTGGTGGACTTCTGGGCCGACTGGTGCGGCCCCTGCAAGATGATGGCGCCGCACTTCGCGAAGGCCGCGGAGGAACTGGAGCCGAAGGTGCGCTTCGCCAAGGTGGACACGGAGGCGGAGCAGGCGCTCGCCGCGCGCTACGGCATCCGCAGCATCCCGACGATGATCGCCTTCAAGGGTGGCCGCGAAGTGGCGCGGCAGTCCGGCGCGCTGGGCGCCGGGGACATCGTTCGCTGGGTGAGCTCCGTCCGCTAG
- a CDS encoding DUF1993 domain-containing protein: protein MTISMYQASIPTFTRHLNILVDILTKGAAHAEAKKIDPTVFINSRLAPDMFALAKQVQIVSDTSKGASARLAQVEPPSYEDTETTFPQLIERAKKTIAWLETLKPEQIDGGEEREVSWKTRTATKTMKGQPYLFQHALPNLFFHVSMVYAILRHNGVELGKGDYLGKL, encoded by the coding sequence ATGACAATCTCGATGTACCAAGCCAGCATCCCCACCTTCACCCGCCACCTGAACATCCTCGTCGACATCCTGACGAAGGGCGCGGCCCACGCGGAAGCGAAGAAGATTGACCCCACCGTCTTCATCAACAGCCGCCTCGCCCCCGACATGTTCGCGCTGGCGAAACAGGTGCAGATCGTGTCGGATACCTCCAAGGGCGCATCAGCCCGTCTCGCCCAGGTCGAGCCGCCGTCCTATGAGGACACCGAGACCACCTTCCCGCAGCTGATCGAGCGCGCGAAGAAGACCATCGCCTGGCTGGAGACGCTGAAGCCCGAGCAGATCGACGGAGGCGAGGAGCGCGAGGTGAGCTGGAAGACGCGCACCGCCACGAAGACGATGAAGGGCCAGCCCTACCTGTTCCAGCACGCGCTGCCCAACCTCTTCTTCCACGTGTCGATGGTGTACGCGATCCTGCGTCACAACGGCGTGGAGCTCGGCAAGGGCGATTACCTCGGCAAGCTCTGA
- a CDS encoding toll/interleukin-1 receptor domain-containing protein, protein MDGAEHSLVVAFVDHHLVEDIDAGRMLVDAWKIARDSKGRHSLLLLCFNERERDNLIGRYGDLKSNQAVVIDQLGERAIRPALVGVRFLHECRRLLATALELKGVPGFLHLFISHAKLDGLPLAQSLQHHIKTIPWLTAFYDATDLAGVVDWEGELERSASTSLLIILRTDAYEHRPWCQKEALWAEESGVPTVLVEARPGLFYPAGELPLERMPSVRIPDGNLLRVLNAALRESLRYLLFQRRVVSLRAAGLLAPTLLVRAFSYPPSMSGILKVCHEIGMSEAVIIYPDPQLRSGPFEAAEALVAKKAPNARLTTPTTLFASPPP, encoded by the coding sequence ATGGATGGCGCCGAGCATTCCCTTGTAGTTGCGTTCGTGGACCACCATCTTGTTGAGGATATCGACGCGGGTCGAATGCTAGTCGATGCCTGGAAAATTGCCCGCGATAGCAAAGGGCGGCATTCACTTCTTCTTCTTTGCTTTAACGAACGGGAACGAGACAATTTGATCGGTCGTTATGGCGATCTAAAGTCAAATCAGGCGGTCGTAATCGACCAACTTGGGGAGCGAGCAATTCGCCCGGCACTGGTTGGCGTGAGATTCTTACACGAGTGTCGTAGGCTTCTTGCCACTGCGTTGGAATTGAAAGGGGTGCCAGGATTTCTGCACCTCTTCATTAGTCATGCCAAGTTGGACGGGCTGCCATTGGCGCAGTCATTGCAGCACCACATTAAGACTATTCCGTGGCTCACGGCTTTCTACGATGCGACAGATTTGGCAGGAGTTGTCGATTGGGAAGGTGAACTGGAGCGTTCGGCGTCTACGTCGCTGCTGATCATTCTAAGAACTGATGCCTACGAGCACAGGCCATGGTGCCAAAAGGAGGCCCTTTGGGCCGAAGAGTCGGGAGTTCCTACGGTATTGGTGGAGGCCCGACCGGGGTTGTTTTACCCTGCTGGCGAATTGCCGCTGGAGCGGATGCCTTCTGTGCGAATTCCCGATGGCAATCTTCTTAGGGTGCTTAATGCAGCTCTACGCGAGAGTCTCAGATATCTGCTGTTTCAACGTCGTGTCGTCTCATTGAGGGCAGCCGGGCTTCTAGCTCCGACGTTGCTTGTAAGAGCTTTCTCATATCCGCCTAGCATGTCAGGAATACTCAAAGTCTGTCACGAGATAGGAATGAGCGAAGCCGTCATCATCTATCCAGATCCACAGCTTCGCAGCGGTCCGTTTGAAGCGGCCGAGGCGTTGGTCGCCAAGAAGGCGCCGAACGCTCGACTCACGACACCCACAACACTCTTCGCGAGCCCCCCACCGTGA
- a CDS encoding TIR domain-containing protein, with product MTSNERHRVFVSYHHARDQGYREALRDLNRRYEIFLDWSVDTGDIDETLDDQSIRRKIRDEYLQDSSVTIVLVGLETSRRKHIDWEIYSSMYDGAVNKQSGILAINLPSTGTTDCWAAHGEAEKRSVYPEMETWYGVPARADLERIHPYLPERIIDNILTGRSRISVVPWGKIANSPSILGLLIDVTCEDRALNEYDLSRPMRRSNS from the coding sequence GTGACTTCGAACGAACGTCATCGAGTCTTTGTGAGCTATCACCACGCGCGGGACCAGGGCTATAGGGAGGCCCTTCGCGACCTCAACAGACGGTACGAGATATTTCTCGATTGGTCTGTCGATACTGGTGATATTGACGAGACTCTTGATGATCAGTCGATTCGCCGAAAAATTCGAGATGAGTATTTGCAAGACTCGTCAGTCACCATTGTGCTCGTCGGTCTTGAGACAAGCCGGCGGAAGCACATCGACTGGGAGATCTATTCAAGCATGTACGACGGCGCTGTGAATAAGCAGTCTGGGATTCTTGCAATAAATCTACCGTCCACTGGGACAACAGACTGTTGGGCGGCCCATGGCGAGGCCGAGAAAAGATCCGTATATCCAGAAATGGAAACATGGTACGGCGTTCCCGCGCGCGCCGATCTTGAGAGAATTCATCCATACCTGCCCGAGCGAATCATCGACAACATACTCACGGGTAGATCCAGGATATCCGTGGTCCCATGGGGAAAGATCGCTAACAGTCCTTCGATACTTGGATTGCTGATCGATGTCACATGTGAGGACAGAGCGCTAAATGAGTACGACCTTAGTCGTCCTATGAGACGGTCGAATTCTTAA
- a CDS encoding uracil-DNA glycosylase, translating into MSELAALRIADCFNPYGEQCPIFDVSGAADQRRQILEAIVASAASRGARALWVGRDLGHRGGRRTGLAFTDDLSAPLHTARWGVEFKASTIGPPVSERTATLVWSVLREVDDAVFLWNVFPLHPFVRDQPLSNRGHTSRERGVGEEFLRTLIGLLRPEIVYGIGADASSTLRRVAQCEVVSVRHPSYGGQSLFLRQMEDAYGPLKFASRRAQSSLL; encoded by the coding sequence GTGTCTGAACTTGCCGCCCTACGAATAGCCGATTGCTTCAATCCGTATGGCGAGCAATGTCCGATATTTGATGTTTCCGGGGCGGCCGACCAACGTCGTCAAATACTCGAGGCGATTGTTGCTTCAGCGGCGAGTCGCGGCGCGCGCGCATTGTGGGTCGGCCGCGATCTGGGCCATCGAGGTGGACGCAGAACCGGGCTGGCATTCACCGACGATTTGTCGGCGCCGCTGCACACCGCCCGATGGGGAGTCGAGTTCAAAGCGTCCACGATCGGGCCGCCTGTCAGCGAACGGACGGCGACTCTCGTCTGGTCTGTCCTTCGAGAAGTCGACGACGCGGTCTTTCTTTGGAACGTCTTCCCGCTGCACCCTTTCGTCCGCGACCAACCCTTATCAAATCGCGGGCACACATCACGAGAGCGCGGTGTCGGCGAGGAGTTTCTGCGTACGCTGATTGGTCTCCTCAGGCCGGAAATTGTCTATGGCATTGGAGCTGACGCGTCGAGCACGCTTCGGAGGGTCGCTCAGTGCGAGGTGGTCAGTGTTCGCCATCCGTCGTATGGAGGGCAGTCTCTCTTCCTCAGGCAAATGGAGGACGCTTATGGACCCCTTAAGTTCGCTTCGAGGCGGGCGCAGTCTTCACTGTTGTAG
- a CDS encoding pyrophosphatase: MAAQMTGQSWREALVEYDQRIRRTDQMPVAFLPVIMGIFGEAGSAMAPAKKLHREGVAYVTYFAAAEEEFGDLFWYFAALARRLDMSIVEIFEKLEYAEPSIVGAQAMACALPSNEVDSALTSLGSRAARFLALNEPNLLKDEMSPFAGVYLDAVRATGLSFAAILRRNLGKTEGRFVDPDPALLPTFDSGFDEEERIPDKFAIRFIQRKSGRCHLQMNGVFIGDPLTDNIAPGDNYRFHDVFHMAYAAILHWSPVLRALLKRKRKSVRHTDENEDGGRAIVVEEGVSALLFSYAKQVNYFEGATSVPYDLLKQVEQFTKGYQVEECPLRLWERAILDGYQAFRSMRDEGGGIIDGDRSARSISFRSTRN; the protein is encoded by the coding sequence GTGGCGGCACAAATGACAGGTCAATCGTGGCGTGAAGCGTTGGTGGAGTACGACCAAAGAATTCGCAGGACTGACCAGATGCCCGTGGCCTTCTTGCCTGTGATCATGGGGATTTTTGGCGAAGCAGGGTCTGCGATGGCGCCCGCAAAGAAACTCCATCGCGAGGGAGTGGCGTACGTGACGTACTTTGCCGCGGCTGAGGAAGAATTCGGAGATCTCTTCTGGTACTTCGCCGCCTTGGCTCGGCGCCTGGACATGTCCATTGTCGAAATCTTTGAGAAGCTTGAGTATGCCGAACCGTCTATCGTCGGGGCTCAGGCGATGGCATGTGCACTTCCCTCGAATGAGGTCGATTCGGCTTTAACAAGTCTCGGCTCGCGTGCGGCACGCTTCTTGGCGCTCAACGAGCCGAATCTACTCAAAGACGAGATGTCGCCATTCGCTGGCGTCTATTTGGATGCTGTACGCGCGACTGGACTTTCATTTGCCGCGATCCTTCGAAGGAACTTGGGCAAGACGGAAGGTCGCTTTGTTGATCCAGATCCCGCTTTGCTTCCTACCTTTGATTCCGGCTTCGATGAAGAAGAGCGCATTCCTGACAAATTCGCGATACGGTTCATCCAGCGAAAGTCTGGAAGATGCCATCTTCAGATGAACGGGGTATTCATTGGCGATCCGCTCACCGACAACATTGCTCCAGGTGACAACTATCGATTCCACGATGTTTTCCATATGGCATATGCCGCAATCTTGCATTGGTCGCCCGTGTTGCGCGCGTTGCTAAAGCGCAAGCGAAAGAGTGTCAGACATACGGACGAAAATGAAGATGGTGGCCGTGCGATTGTTGTTGAGGAAGGCGTTTCGGCACTTCTGTTTTCCTACGCTAAGCAAGTGAACTATTTCGAAGGCGCGACGAGCGTGCCCTACGACCTGCTGAAACAGGTTGAGCAATTTACAAAGGGTTATCAGGTTGAGGAGTGCCCACTAAGACTCTGGGAGCGCGCAATCTTAGATGGATATCAGGCCTTTCGGAGTATGCGAGACGAGGGAGGTGGAATCATTGATGGCGATCGATCTGCTCGGTCAATTTCGTTTAGATCAACAAGGAACTAG